A genomic segment from Halorubrum depositum encodes:
- a CDS encoding DUF5789 family protein codes for MGDDKDGREKQARNEDNRQRRRDVDAELERGDELEPEIDDAELGEIETELERLEFPVTGAEIVSTIGDREVASPTERYTVEQLVPNTELAVFDSPDRVRARIQRPTVATAMKRIMEASEALPNEELGGSQYDAYERTFQELERVSPDDDDEAIAEVRDWVVERIRDKEKLPTSRGIRRQAAKVSRREGHQIRNSDWLGI; via the coding sequence ATGGGAGACGACAAAGACGGACGAGAGAAACAGGCGCGGAACGAGGACAACCGCCAGCGACGGCGCGACGTCGACGCGGAGCTGGAACGCGGCGACGAGTTGGAACCGGAGATCGACGACGCGGAGCTCGGCGAGATCGAGACCGAACTCGAACGGCTGGAGTTCCCGGTCACGGGGGCGGAGATCGTCTCGACGATCGGCGACCGCGAGGTCGCGTCCCCCACGGAGCGGTACACCGTCGAGCAGCTGGTCCCGAACACGGAGCTAGCGGTGTTCGACTCCCCTGACCGCGTGCGGGCTCGGATACAGCGACCCACGGTCGCCACGGCGATGAAGCGGATCATGGAGGCCAGCGAGGCCCTCCCGAACGAGGAGCTCGGCGGGTCGCAGTACGACGCCTACGAGCGGACCTTCCAGGAACTGGAGCGGGTCAGCCCCGACGACGACGACGAGGCGATCGCGGAGGTTCGCGACTGGGTCGTCGAGCGGATCCGCGACAAGGAGAAGCTCCCGACCTCGCGGGGGATCCGTCGACAGGCGGCGAAGGTCTCGCGGCGAGAGGGACACCAGATCCGGAACAGCGACTGGCTCGGGATATAG
- a CDS encoding ferritin-like domain-containing protein, giving the protein MSVSQRIASDDQLARLLQIGIVLEEVVEARAHHHYRGVEADLDDEIEALLADAAEESADHRERLESLISGLGVDSVPFDEIESLVDARYGRTKPEDFDGILYDQLCNEETAYKFYDDLIEAIEASDAEFSIDRERLLETLRTIREEEAEGVSEVTEVMERR; this is encoded by the coding sequence GTGAGCGTGAGCCAGCGGATCGCCTCCGACGACCAGCTCGCCCGGCTGTTACAGATCGGGATCGTGTTGGAGGAGGTGGTCGAGGCGCGGGCGCATCACCACTATCGGGGCGTCGAAGCCGATCTCGATGACGAGATCGAGGCGCTGCTCGCGGACGCGGCCGAGGAGTCCGCCGACCACCGCGAGCGGTTGGAATCGCTCATCTCCGGGCTCGGAGTCGACAGCGTCCCGTTCGACGAGATCGAGTCGCTCGTCGACGCCCGCTACGGCCGGACCAAGCCCGAGGACTTCGACGGGATCCTGTACGATCAGCTGTGTAACGAGGAGACGGCCTACAAGTTCTACGACGACCTCATCGAGGCGATCGAGGCGTCCGACGCGGAGTTCTCGATCGACCGGGAACGCCTCCTGGAGACGCTGCGGACGATCCGGGAGGAGGAGGCCGAGGGCGTCAGCGAGGTCACGGAGGTCATGGAGCGACGATGA
- a CDS encoding metal-dependent transcriptional regulator: MNTADQYLKTIYVVQEQEDGPASTGSIADALDVSPASANEMIGKLEERGLAEHEKYKGVRLTDDGIIRARDALQTYCIIERFLANVLGVEEFRAEARELEAVIDDTVAERLDTIIDRQPECPDCFDPETDACACLEVAMAPVESE; the protein is encoded by the coding sequence GTGAACACCGCAGACCAGTACCTCAAAACGATATACGTCGTACAGGAGCAGGAGGACGGCCCGGCCTCGACGGGGTCGATAGCCGACGCCCTCGACGTGAGCCCGGCGAGCGCGAACGAGATGATCGGCAAGCTGGAGGAGCGCGGGCTCGCCGAACACGAGAAGTACAAGGGGGTCCGGCTCACCGACGACGGGATCATCCGAGCGCGGGACGCGCTCCAGACCTACTGTATCATCGAGCGCTTCCTCGCGAACGTCCTCGGCGTGGAGGAGTTCCGCGCCGAGGCCCGCGAGCTGGAGGCCGTCATCGACGACACCGTCGCCGAGCGGCTCGACACGATCATCGACCGACAGCCGGAGTGTCCGGACTGCTTCGACCCCGAGACCGACGCCTGCGCGTGCCTCGAAGTCGCGATGGCGCCGGTCGAGTCCGAGTGA
- the argS gene encoding arginine--tRNA ligase → MFRQFRSEVEAALADALATLDLPTDDLGIERPPDDMDATLASSVAFRLAGAVGDAPPNVASEVAAAVDVAGYDYLDSVDTAGPYVNFHAGERYLVDALDAAAADAGYGALPDRDTSVVVEHTSANPTGPVHVGRARNPIVGDAVANLMEYAGYDVDRHYYVNDAGRQMAVFTWAYERFDESDLDEEPARDRAEYDLVRYYRKGNAFLEEADPDDVEAAEEEIAAILQGLEAGDEETYERVGEVVDTVLGGMKECLARLPAEFDEFVKETRFMRDGSTDEIAARLKETEQAVYEEDAWQLELDEWGIEKNLVFLRSDDTSLYTTRDLAHHEWKFDNYDRAVTVLGEDHKLQADQLDATLELLGNDAGRLGHVIYSYVNLPDGKMSTRRGTGVMLDDLLDEAIDRAREAVESRMDDRIRDDDLTEEDVERIAHQVGIGAVRYDIVSKQPAKAITFEWEDALDFEAQSAPFVQYVHARCAGILDEAAAEGVDVPGVTGGAGGSESAVDPDALDVDAAVFDTEAERELLREVARFPAVIEEAADDLEPHTVATFTREFADAYNAFYRECPVVTAEDDELRAARVALVAAAKHTMANALDVLGIEAPESM, encoded by the coding sequence ATGTTCAGGCAGTTCCGGTCGGAGGTCGAGGCGGCGCTCGCGGACGCGCTCGCCACGCTCGACCTCCCGACCGACGACCTCGGCATCGAACGCCCGCCCGACGACATGGACGCGACGCTCGCCTCCAGCGTCGCCTTCCGACTCGCGGGCGCGGTCGGCGACGCGCCGCCGAACGTCGCGAGCGAGGTCGCCGCCGCGGTCGACGTCGCCGGCTACGACTACCTCGACTCGGTCGACACCGCGGGGCCGTACGTCAACTTCCACGCGGGCGAGCGCTACCTCGTCGACGCGCTCGACGCGGCCGCCGCCGACGCGGGCTACGGCGCGCTCCCCGACCGGGACACCTCGGTCGTCGTCGAGCACACGAGCGCGAACCCCACCGGCCCGGTCCACGTCGGCCGCGCGCGCAACCCGATCGTCGGGGACGCAGTCGCGAACCTCATGGAGTACGCCGGCTACGACGTCGACCGCCACTACTACGTCAACGACGCGGGCCGCCAGATGGCGGTGTTCACCTGGGCGTACGAGCGGTTCGACGAGTCGGACCTCGACGAGGAGCCCGCGCGCGACCGCGCCGAGTACGACCTCGTCCGCTACTACCGGAAGGGGAACGCGTTCCTGGAGGAGGCCGACCCCGACGACGTCGAGGCCGCGGAGGAGGAGATCGCCGCGATCCTGCAGGGGCTCGAGGCCGGCGACGAGGAGACGTACGAGCGCGTCGGCGAGGTCGTCGACACGGTGCTCGGCGGGATGAAGGAGTGTCTCGCGCGGCTCCCGGCGGAGTTCGACGAGTTCGTCAAGGAGACGCGGTTCATGCGCGACGGCTCCACCGACGAGATCGCCGCACGGCTCAAGGAAACCGAGCAGGCCGTCTACGAGGAGGACGCCTGGCAGCTGGAGCTCGACGAGTGGGGGATCGAGAAGAACCTCGTCTTCCTGCGCTCGGACGACACGAGCCTCTACACCACCCGCGACCTGGCGCACCACGAGTGGAAGTTCGACAACTACGACCGCGCCGTCACCGTCCTCGGCGAGGACCACAAGCTGCAGGCCGACCAGCTCGACGCGACCCTCGAACTCCTCGGCAACGACGCGGGCCGGCTCGGCCACGTCATCTACTCGTACGTCAACCTCCCCGACGGGAAGATGTCCACCCGACGCGGGACCGGCGTGATGCTCGACGACCTGCTGGACGAGGCGATCGACCGCGCCCGCGAGGCGGTCGAGAGCCGGATGGACGACCGCATCCGCGACGACGACCTCACCGAGGAGGACGTCGAGCGCATCGCCCACCAAGTCGGCATCGGCGCGGTCCGGTACGACATCGTCTCGAAGCAGCCCGCGAAGGCGATCACCTTCGAGTGGGAGGACGCGCTCGACTTCGAGGCGCAGTCGGCCCCGTTCGTCCAGTACGTCCACGCGCGCTGTGCCGGGATCCTCGACGAGGCCGCGGCCGAAGGCGTCGACGTGCCGGGCGTGACGGGCGGCGCCGGCGGCTCCGAGAGCGCGGTCGACCCCGACGCCCTCGACGTCGACGCCGCGGTCTTCGACACGGAGGCGGAGCGCGAGCTCCTCCGCGAGGTCGCCCGCTTCCCCGCCGTCATCGAGGAGGCCGCCGACGACTTAGAGCCGCACACGGTGGCGACGTTCACCCGCGAGTTCGCCGACGCGTACAACGCCTTCTACCGGGAGTGCCCGGTCGTCACGGCCGAGGACGACGAGCTCCGCGCCGCGCGCGTCGCGCTCGTCGCGGCCGCGAAGCACACGATGGCGAACGCGCTCGACGTGCTCGGGATCGAGGCGCCCGAGTCGATGTAG
- the prf1 gene encoding peptide chain release factor aRF-1: MSSDAQAASEDRRKYEFRKVIEELKDFEGSGTQLVTIYIPEDRKISDVVAHVTQEHSEASNIKSKQTRTAVQDALTSIKDRLRYYDTFPPENGIVIFSGAIDAGGGQTDMVTRTLESPPQPVESFRYHCDSEFLTEPLEHMLEDSGLFGLIVLDRREANVGWLKGKRIEPVKSASSLVPGKQRKGGQSAQRFARLRLEAIDNFYQEVAGMANDLFVDKRHELDGILVGGPSPTKDEFLDGDYLHHELQDKVLGKFDVAYTDESGLKDLVDNASEALADQEIVEDKRHMEEFFEKLHTGEEATYGFEQTRRNLIMGSVDRLLISEDLRSDVVVYECPNGHEEYEVVDSRHSTPDHECAECGEPADVDERDDVIEHLMNIAEQRGTDTKFISTDFEKGEQLMDAFGGIAGILRYSTGV; encoded by the coding sequence ATGAGTAGCGACGCCCAAGCGGCGAGCGAGGACCGACGGAAGTACGAGTTCCGGAAGGTCATCGAGGAGCTCAAGGACTTCGAGGGCTCCGGCACGCAGCTCGTCACTATCTACATTCCCGAGGACCGGAAGATCTCCGACGTGGTGGCCCACGTCACCCAGGAACACAGCGAGGCGTCCAACATCAAGTCCAAGCAGACCCGGACGGCCGTGCAGGACGCGCTCACGTCGATCAAGGACCGCCTCCGCTACTACGACACCTTCCCGCCCGAGAACGGGATCGTGATCTTCTCGGGGGCGATCGACGCCGGCGGCGGCCAGACCGACATGGTCACCCGGACGCTGGAGTCGCCGCCACAGCCCGTCGAATCGTTCCGCTACCACTGCGACTCCGAGTTCCTCACCGAGCCGCTCGAGCACATGCTGGAGGACTCCGGGCTGTTCGGACTCATCGTCTTAGACCGCCGCGAGGCCAACGTCGGCTGGCTGAAGGGCAAGCGCATCGAGCCCGTCAAGTCCGCCTCCTCGCTCGTCCCCGGCAAACAGCGGAAAGGGGGTCAGTCCGCGCAGCGGTTCGCCCGCCTCCGGCTGGAAGCGATCGACAACTTCTACCAGGAGGTCGCGGGGATGGCCAACGACCTGTTCGTCGACAAGCGTCACGAGCTCGACGGCATCCTCGTCGGCGGCCCCTCGCCGACGAAAGACGAGTTCCTCGACGGCGACTACCTCCACCACGAGCTCCAGGACAAGGTGCTCGGCAAGTTCGACGTAGCGTACACCGACGAGTCCGGGCTGAAGGACCTCGTCGACAACGCCAGCGAGGCGCTCGCCGACCAGGAGATCGTCGAGGACAAGCGTCACATGGAGGAGTTCTTCGAGAAGCTCCACACCGGCGAGGAGGCCACCTACGGCTTCGAGCAGACCCGCCGGAACCTGATCATGGGCTCGGTCGACCGGCTGCTCATCTCCGAGGACCTCCGCTCGGACGTCGTCGTCTACGAGTGCCCGAACGGCCACGAGGAGTACGAGGTGGTCGACTCGCGGCACTCCACCCCGGACCACGAGTGCGCCGAGTGCGGCGAGCCGGCCGACGTCGACGAGCGCGACGACGTCATCGAACACCTGATGAACATCGCCGAGCAGCGCGGGACGGACACGAAGTTCATCTCGACGGACTTCGAGAAGGGCGAACAGCTGATGGACGCGTTCGGCGGCATCGCGGGCATTCTGCGGTACTCCACGGGCGTGTAA